A single window of Syntrophotalea acetylenica DNA harbors:
- a CDS encoding iron-containing alcohol dehydrogenase — translation MGAMAEKVYGFYMPTVSLLGLGAVKQVGQQAKVLGGTKALIVTDAGLARIGVADQIKGYLEEAGLSVTVFDGAEPNPTDLNVRDCLKVWQDNGCDLLVTLGGGSSHDCGKGMAIMATSGGDIRDWAGIDTLQADLPPYIAINTTAGTGSEMTRFAVVTNTDTKVKMVFCDARLTADVAVNDPGLMVGLPSSLTAATGMDALTHAVEAYVTTLLSNPVTDCLAMQAIRLIGKWLRKAVANGTDLEARDAMAYAEYLAGMAFNSAGLGIVHSMAHQPGSLLGKPHGVCNAICLPVVCEFNLIANAEKYAKVAELLGENIEGLTTMEAAEQAVAAIRRLSRDIGIPKGLAAIGVTEKDIPVMAENAMKDVCTLFNPRTVKVADIIELYKKAM, via the coding sequence ATGGGAGCAATGGCAGAAAAGGTTTACGGATTCTATATGCCTACGGTCAGTCTCCTGGGGCTGGGAGCGGTCAAGCAGGTTGGTCAGCAGGCCAAGGTGCTGGGCGGCACCAAGGCCCTGATCGTCACCGACGCCGGTCTGGCCAGGATCGGGGTCGCCGACCAGATCAAGGGCTACCTGGAGGAAGCCGGCCTGAGCGTAACCGTCTTCGACGGAGCCGAGCCGAATCCCACCGATCTCAACGTGCGCGACTGCCTCAAGGTGTGGCAGGACAACGGCTGTGACCTGCTCGTCACCCTGGGCGGCGGCAGCTCCCACGACTGCGGCAAGGGCATGGCCATCATGGCCACCAGCGGCGGCGACATCCGCGATTGGGCCGGCATCGATACCCTGCAGGCCGACCTGCCGCCCTACATCGCCATCAACACCACCGCCGGTACCGGCAGCGAGATGACCCGCTTTGCGGTGGTCACCAACACCGACACCAAGGTCAAAATGGTGTTCTGCGATGCCCGTCTGACCGCCGACGTGGCTGTCAACGATCCGGGCCTGATGGTCGGTCTGCCATCATCGCTGACCGCCGCCACCGGCATGGACGCCCTGACCCACGCCGTGGAAGCCTATGTCACCACCTTGCTGTCCAACCCGGTCACGGACTGCCTGGCCATGCAGGCCATAAGACTGATCGGCAAGTGGCTGCGCAAGGCCGTGGCCAATGGCACCGACCTGGAAGCGCGCGACGCCATGGCCTACGCCGAATACCTGGCCGGCATGGCTTTCAACAGCGCCGGTCTGGGCATCGTACATTCCATGGCTCATCAGCCGGGCAGTCTGCTGGGCAAGCCGCACGGGGTGTGCAACGCCATCTGCCTGCCGGTGGTATGTGAATTCAACCTTATCGCCAACGCCGAAAAATACGCCAAAGTTGCCGAACTTCTGGGCGAAAACATCGAGGGTCTCACCACCATGGAAGCGGCCGAACAGGCCGTCGCCGCTATCCGTCGCCTGTCCAGGGACATCGGTATTCCCAAAGGTCTGGCCGCCATCGGCGTGACCGAAAAGGATATTCCCGTCATGGCCGAAAACGCCATGAAAGACGTCTGCACCCTGTTCAATCCCCGCACTGTGAAGGTTGCAGACATTATCGAGTTGTACAAAAAGGCGATGTAA
- a CDS encoding iron-containing alcohol dehydrogenase → MRALAEQTFVFNIPTVSLLGVGAAKQAGAEAKKAGGKKALLVTDKGLVKLGMAGDIQANLEEAGLQVVVFDGAEPNPTDKNVEAGLKVYRDNGCDLIVSLGGGSSHDCAKAIGVVATNGGSIRDYEGVGKIAKPTPPKIAINTTAGTGSEMTFFCVITNTDNHVKMAIGGAQITPTVAINDPLLMVGLPPALTAATGMDALTHAVEAYVSIMATPATDACGLQAIELIAKWLRKAVANGQDLEAREGMAFAEYLAGMAFNNAFIGHVHAMAHQLGGFYNLPHGVCNAVLLPVVEQYNLIACPERFRDIAVAMGENVTGLSVMDAGQKAIAAMRRLSADVGIPAGLGELGVKEDDIPILAQNASKDVCCLTNPRLISIDEIMALYRAAM, encoded by the coding sequence ATGAGGGCTCTTGCAGAACAGACGTTCGTTTTCAATATTCCCACGGTCAGCCTGCTGGGCGTAGGCGCCGCCAAACAGGCCGGCGCCGAAGCGAAAAAGGCCGGCGGCAAAAAGGCCCTGCTGGTCACCGACAAGGGGCTGGTCAAGCTCGGCATGGCGGGCGACATCCAGGCCAACCTGGAAGAAGCCGGTCTGCAGGTGGTCGTGTTCGATGGTGCCGAACCCAACCCGACCGACAAAAATGTGGAAGCCGGCCTCAAAGTCTACCGGGACAACGGCTGCGATCTGATCGTATCCCTGGGCGGCGGCAGCTCCCATGACTGCGCCAAGGCCATCGGCGTGGTGGCCACCAACGGTGGCTCGATCCGCGATTACGAGGGCGTCGGCAAGATCGCCAAACCGACCCCGCCCAAGATCGCCATCAACACCACGGCCGGCACCGGCAGCGAGATGACCTTTTTCTGCGTCATCACCAATACCGACAACCACGTCAAGATGGCCATTGGCGGCGCCCAGATCACTCCCACGGTCGCCATCAACGACCCCCTGCTCATGGTCGGTCTGCCCCCGGCATTGACCGCCGCCACGGGCATGGACGCCCTGACCCACGCCGTGGAGGCCTATGTTTCGATCATGGCCACTCCGGCCACCGACGCCTGCGGTCTGCAGGCCATCGAACTGATCGCCAAGTGGCTGCGCAAGGCCGTGGCCAACGGCCAGGACCTCGAAGCCCGCGAAGGCATGGCCTTTGCCGAATACCTGGCCGGCATGGCCTTCAACAACGCCTTCATCGGCCACGTGCATGCCATGGCGCATCAGCTTGGCGGCTTTTACAATCTGCCACACGGGGTATGCAATGCCGTGCTGCTGCCGGTGGTCGAACAGTACAATCTCATCGCCTGTCCCGAGCGGTTCCGGGACATCGCCGTCGCCATGGGCGAGAACGTGACCGGCCTGTCCGTCATGGATGCCGGCCAAAAGGCCATCGCGGCCATGCGGCGGCTGTCGGCGGATGTCGGCATTCCCGCCGGCCTGGGTGAGCTGGGTGTCAAGGAAGACGATATCCCGATTCTGGCGCAAAACGCTTCGAAGGATGTCTGCTGTCTGACCAATCCGCGCTTGATCAGCATCGATGAAATCATGGCCCTGTACCGGGCGGCCATGTAA